In one Flavobacteriales bacterium genomic region, the following are encoded:
- a CDS encoding S8 family serine peptidase has protein sequence MKRISSLVAAILPTVLLAQTTGRIIVRVSDAAELKAVPIAARAAVGLEPLDRLSRGFGAVSAKRLTPARTGVPRLYAIELAGPADPESAAAAFGAVPGVVCAEPDRLGQGGGDRSFVPDDTYYFRQWGLKNDGSFSLSTATAGADIDMESAWELEQGSADVTVAIIDSGVRLQHPDWGDRLWQNGEEVPGNGMDDDGNGLIDDWRGWDFANDDNDPADDQGHGSNVTSIVAAEGNNATGFAGVDLNCRAMVLKALNSANQGWYSWWIAAMYYAVDNGADIISMSMGGTDPSFELQAAADYAAANDVLVVACMMNTNSATPFYPAALNGVMAVGATKPNDRRAAPFYWGSTSGSNYGGHISVCAPGDYIYGFSHLSNTGYSTYWSGTSQATPHVSALAALLKAQVPARSAAEIRSIIEATAEDQVGDPLEDVAGWDPYHGHGRINAYRALLLAVSTGEVQMPAPRLIVFPNPGRGTIQVRSSRSGLVTVSDELGRTVHAERLSAGTSTLATDLPAGLYLIGLHDGQRRLTERLVVQ, from the coding sequence ATGAAGCGCATTTCCTCACTCGTTGCGGCCATCCTGCCGACCGTGCTGCTCGCGCAGACCACCGGGCGCATCATCGTGCGCGTATCCGATGCCGCGGAATTGAAGGCCGTGCCCATCGCCGCACGCGCAGCAGTGGGCCTGGAGCCCCTCGACCGGCTCAGCCGGGGCTTCGGCGCCGTGAGCGCCAAGCGCCTGACGCCGGCCCGGACGGGCGTACCGCGGCTCTATGCGATCGAACTCGCCGGGCCGGCCGATCCCGAAAGCGCGGCGGCGGCCTTCGGGGCCGTGCCGGGCGTGGTGTGCGCCGAGCCCGATCGCCTGGGCCAGGGCGGAGGTGACAGGAGCTTCGTGCCGGACGACACCTACTACTTCCGCCAGTGGGGCCTGAAGAACGACGGATCCTTCAGCCTCTCAACGGCCACCGCGGGCGCGGACATCGACATGGAGAGCGCGTGGGAGCTGGAGCAGGGCAGTGCCGATGTCACCGTGGCGATCATCGATTCCGGCGTGCGCCTGCAGCATCCCGACTGGGGCGACCGCCTCTGGCAGAACGGCGAGGAGGTGCCCGGCAACGGGATGGACGATGATGGCAACGGCCTGATCGATGATTGGCGGGGCTGGGATTTCGCCAACGACGATAACGACCCGGCCGACGACCAGGGCCACGGCAGCAATGTGACGAGCATCGTGGCGGCCGAGGGCAACAACGCCACGGGCTTCGCGGGTGTGGACCTCAACTGCAGGGCCATGGTGCTGAAGGCGCTGAACTCCGCCAACCAAGGCTGGTACAGCTGGTGGATCGCCGCCATGTACTATGCCGTGGACAACGGCGCGGACATCATCAGCATGTCCATGGGCGGCACGGATCCATCGTTCGAGCTGCAGGCCGCCGCGGACTACGCCGCGGCCAACGACGTGCTGGTGGTGGCCTGCATGATGAACACGAATTCCGCCACGCCATTCTATCCAGCAGCGCTCAACGGCGTGATGGCCGTGGGCGCCACCAAGCCCAATGACCGGCGGGCCGCCCCCTTCTACTGGGGCAGCACGAGCGGCAGCAATTACGGAGGCCACATCAGCGTATGCGCCCCGGGCGACTACATCTACGGATTCAGCCACCTGTCGAACACAGGGTACAGCACCTACTGGTCCGGCACCTCGCAGGCCACCCCGCACGTGAGCGCACTGGCCGCCCTGCTGAAGGCGCAGGTCCCGGCCCGCAGCGCCGCCGAGATCCGATCGATCATCGAGGCCACGGCCGAGGATCAGGTGGGCGACCCGCTGGAGGATGTCGCCGGCTGGGACCCCTACCACGGCCATGGCCGCATCAACGCCTACCGGGCACTGCTCCTAGCTGTGTCCACCGGGGAGGTGCAGATGCCTGCACCGCGCCTCATTGTCTTCCCCAATCCGGGCCGGGGCACCATTCAGGTCCGCAGCAGCCGCTCGGGCTTGGTCACCGTTTCGGATGAACTCGGCCGCACGGTGCATGCGGAGCGGCTTTCCGCAGGCACCTCGACCCTGGCGACCGACCTCCCGGCAGGCCTCTACCTGATCGGGTTGCACGATGGACAGCGCCGGCTCACCGAGCGGCTGGTGGTGCAGTAG
- a CDS encoding NAD-dependent epimerase/dehydratase family protein, protein MATHLVTGGCGFVGRNMVKRLHAQGARVLFIDDLSVGIHPDAWLGLPVSFEHKNLRIYGQDERLLFLHADLRDVLRGLNTDPQWLAKQYGLSIALFDDIFHFAAIVGGRSKIDGDPMLVAQDLSIDAEMFLYVCRNKPRRFLYPSSSAAYPIDLQTEAHALRLKETDIDFKKMGEPDMTYGWSKLTGEFLAKIAANHYGVHVTCIRPFSGYGEDQDLSYPVPAIAARAAKKENPFEVWGTGKQGRDFVHIDDVLDLTLLAMDKISDGRAINIGMGRLTSFLELIEVFTGFAGYKPTIKPLLDKPVGVHSRYCDMTWVEQNLGWKAKISIEEGMRRVYEAAKMRIR, encoded by the coding sequence ATGGCAACCCATCTCGTCACCGGCGGCTGCGGCTTCGTGGGCCGCAACATGGTCAAACGGCTCCACGCCCAAGGTGCCCGCGTCCTCTTCATCGATGACCTCAGCGTGGGCATCCACCCGGATGCGTGGCTGGGGCTGCCCGTGAGCTTCGAGCACAAGAACCTCAGGATCTACGGGCAGGACGAGCGGCTCCTCTTCCTCCATGCCGACCTGCGCGACGTGCTGCGCGGCCTCAACACCGACCCTCAGTGGCTCGCCAAGCAATACGGCCTCAGCATTGCCCTGTTCGATGACATCTTCCATTTCGCAGCCATCGTGGGCGGTCGCAGCAAGATCGACGGCGACCCCATGCTGGTGGCCCAGGACCTGAGCATCGATGCGGAGATGTTCCTCTACGTGTGCCGCAACAAGCCGCGCCGCTTCCTCTATCCCAGCAGCAGCGCCGCCTACCCCATCGACCTGCAGACCGAGGCCCACGCTCTGCGCCTGAAGGAGACCGACATTGACTTCAAGAAGATGGGCGAGCCCGACATGACCTACGGCTGGAGCAAGCTCACAGGCGAGTTCCTGGCCAAGATCGCGGCCAACCACTACGGCGTGCACGTCACCTGCATCCGCCCCTTCAGCGGCTACGGCGAGGACCAGGACCTCTCCTACCCCGTGCCGGCCATCGCGGCGCGTGCGGCGAAGAAGGAGAACCCCTTCGAGGTGTGGGGCACCGGCAAACAGGGCCGCGACTTCGTGCACATCGACGACGTGCTCGACCTCACCCTGCTGGCCATGGACAAGATCAGCGACGGCCGGGCCATCAACATCGGCATGGGCCGTCTTACCAGCTTCCTGGAGCTCATCGAGGTCTTCACCGGTTTCGCGGGCTACAAGCCGACCATCAAGCCGCTGCTGGACAAGCCCGTGGGCGTGCACAGCCGCTACTGCGACATGACCTGGGTGGAGCAGAACCTAGGCTGGAAGGCCAAGATCAGCATCGAGGAAGGGATGCGGAGGGTGTATGAAGCGGCGAAAATGCGGATCAGATGA
- a CDS encoding recombinase produces the protein MRRSPLREALEAIAAHDGGESEPLGHLVRALRPIRSERLESGVPRFKALLQLLEHDGQLRNGLAAYLMRVLGQKGVGRTLTDAGMPSGAFWHELRQRLTYKLLPYQPERESLDHVLINVFFQEEDARWVAAIPDEDMIRLLDLLGVPGIDARDRHGLLMQELLFAAKVLGLRIAGRAFDSEVLRMVPEHANFESPFVRLEDELDRYLDAVRAGHASRTRSDPGFLPVRALIGECHGAIAQAYANSATLGITFRVNQHLLTMERMLQRLQEILDAIALPDGIDGRAAFARLVKALVRYNSGRTQVGAFIAESTQAVAREVTQHTGRKGEHYITSTRSEYAAMLRSALGGGAIVAVACMLKAWYGSLEGSLFFHAFLYSLNYAMAFTAIYLLHLTLATKQPAMTAATIAQALDEGRRDGQVTYDALAGLVERVSRSQLIAFVGNVAMAFPVGMALAYGWNALFGPELLAGKAGKMLQELDPLASLALPHAAIAGVFLFVSGLIAGSVTNASIHRNVPLRIQEHPVLRLFLGAEWRNRLARAYERHAGGVVSNIWFGIFMGSVGAVGAFLGLPLDIRHITFAAGNMGLGLVGMDWSAGAYAVIMGALGIVLIGLFNFLVSFSLSILLALRSRGIPLGELVPIARSVRDRLKRRPRAFFFPPSAGAADRPDA, from the coding sequence ATGCGCCGAAGCCCGCTCCGAGAGGCCCTGGAGGCCATCGCCGCGCATGATGGCGGTGAGTCGGAGCCGTTGGGCCATCTGGTGCGGGCATTGCGCCCCATCCGGTCGGAGCGGCTGGAGTCTGGCGTGCCCCGCTTCAAGGCGCTGCTGCAGCTGCTGGAGCACGATGGGCAGCTGCGCAACGGGCTCGCCGCATACCTCATGCGGGTGCTCGGGCAGAAGGGCGTGGGGCGCACCCTCACGGATGCCGGTATGCCCAGCGGGGCCTTCTGGCACGAGCTGCGCCAGCGCCTCACCTACAAGCTGCTGCCGTACCAGCCCGAGCGGGAGTCGCTGGACCATGTACTGATCAACGTCTTCTTCCAAGAAGAGGATGCGCGCTGGGTCGCAGCCATACCGGACGAGGACATGATCAGGCTGCTGGATCTGCTCGGGGTGCCGGGCATCGATGCCCGCGACCGCCATGGCCTGCTCATGCAGGAGCTGCTCTTCGCCGCCAAGGTGCTTGGCCTGCGCATCGCAGGCCGTGCCTTCGACAGCGAGGTGCTCCGGATGGTGCCTGAGCACGCCAACTTCGAGAGCCCCTTCGTGCGGCTGGAGGATGAGCTGGACCGGTATCTGGATGCGGTGCGGGCGGGGCATGCATCCCGCACCCGCTCCGACCCCGGCTTCCTGCCCGTGCGCGCGCTCATCGGCGAGTGCCACGGCGCCATCGCGCAGGCCTACGCGAACAGCGCCACGCTCGGCATCACCTTCCGCGTGAACCAGCACCTGCTCACCATGGAGCGCATGCTGCAGCGGCTGCAGGAGATCCTCGACGCCATCGCGCTGCCCGATGGCATCGACGGCCGTGCGGCCTTCGCACGGCTGGTGAAGGCGCTGGTGCGGTACAACAGCGGGCGCACCCAGGTAGGCGCATTCATCGCGGAGAGCACGCAGGCCGTGGCCCGCGAGGTGACTCAGCACACCGGCCGGAAAGGGGAGCATTACATCACCTCCACGCGCAGCGAGTACGCGGCCATGCTCCGGTCGGCCCTGGGCGGTGGCGCCATCGTGGCGGTGGCCTGCATGCTCAAGGCATGGTACGGCTCCCTGGAGGGCAGCCTGTTCTTCCACGCCTTCCTCTACAGCCTCAACTATGCGATGGCCTTCACCGCCATCTACCTGCTGCACCTCACGCTGGCCACCAAGCAGCCGGCCATGACCGCGGCCACCATCGCGCAAGCGCTGGACGAGGGTCGGCGGGATGGGCAGGTGACCTACGATGCGCTCGCGGGCCTGGTGGAGCGGGTGTCACGCTCGCAGCTTATCGCCTTCGTCGGCAATGTCGCCATGGCCTTCCCGGTGGGCATGGCGCTCGCCTACGGCTGGAACGCCCTCTTCGGGCCGGAGCTGCTGGCCGGCAAGGCAGGCAAGATGCTGCAGGAGCTCGATCCCCTTGCATCGTTGGCCTTGCCCCATGCGGCAATCGCCGGCGTCTTCCTGTTCGTCAGCGGCCTCATCGCGGGTAGCGTCACCAATGCCAGCATCCACCGCAACGTTCCGCTCCGGATCCAGGAGCACCCCGTGCTCCGGCTCTTCCTGGGGGCGGAGTGGCGCAACCGCCTGGCCCGTGCCTACGAGCGGCATGCTGGCGGGGTGGTCAGCAACATCTGGTTCGGCATCTTCATGGGCTCCGTCGGCGCGGTGGGTGCCTTCCTGGGCCTGCCGCTCGACATCCGCCACATCACGTTCGCAGCGGGCAACATGGGGCTGGGCCTGGTCGGCATGGACTGGTCCGCGGGGGCGTACGCCGTGATCATGGGCGCCCTCGGCATCGTGCTCATCGGACTCTTCAATTTCCTGGTGAGCTTCAGCCTGTCGATCCTGCTGGCGCTCCGCTCACGGGGCATCCCCCTGGGTGAGCTGGTGCCCATCGCGCGTTCCGTCCGCGACCGGTTGAAGCGCCGCCCGCGGGCCTTCTTCTTTCCCCCTTCGGCAGGAGCGGCGGATCGTCCCGATGCCTGA
- a CDS encoding glycosyltransferase encodes MIVCFGPGPKFKGGIVQYNTALARALKDEGAQVTIVSWTQQYPAIIPREFVDKASRSTFLEGYDIPVHYLTNWNDPRTWWSTAKAIAELKPDKVILQWYNPTQGIPLNTIASYLRKHTSAEILFDLHFVAAKEQSSLDARLTRMALQHGHSFIVHAYKTAQELKALMPEKEFKVTLDGKRANGEWSMANGETPLGHVDRPIHQSPTTIHPILKLYHPIYSLFKPDPAFDKEAWKAQHGLRKHVFLFFGFIRKYKGLHYCIEAFAELAKQRDDVSLMIVGERFWQTVDQTKLSTKLKNAVFGTLKKLFLKKADDERDYDPLALVDSLGIRDRTLVVDRFIPNEEVPPYFQAADTIVLFYETATPSGVESLSYNFKLPAVATRVGHFPETITNGFNGYLATPKDIADMVRVMNASIDKPIPRENVVEATKTMSWANYAKAVLNG; translated from the coding sequence ATGATCGTCTGCTTCGGCCCAGGCCCCAAGTTCAAGGGCGGTATCGTGCAGTACAACACGGCGTTGGCGCGGGCGCTGAAGGATGAGGGCGCGCAGGTCACCATCGTCAGCTGGACGCAGCAGTATCCCGCGATCATCCCGCGTGAGTTCGTGGACAAGGCCAGCCGCAGCACCTTCCTGGAGGGCTACGACATCCCCGTCCACTACCTCACCAACTGGAACGATCCGCGCACCTGGTGGAGCACCGCGAAGGCCATCGCTGAATTGAAGCCGGACAAAGTGATCCTGCAGTGGTACAACCCCACACAGGGCATCCCGCTCAACACCATCGCCAGCTACCTGCGGAAGCATACGAGCGCGGAGATCCTCTTCGACCTGCACTTCGTGGCCGCCAAGGAGCAGAGCAGCCTGGACGCGCGGCTCACGCGCATGGCCCTGCAGCACGGGCACAGCTTCATCGTGCATGCGTACAAGACGGCGCAGGAGCTGAAGGCGTTGATGCCGGAGAAGGAGTTCAAGGTGACGTTGGACGGGAAGAGGGCGAATGGCGAATGGTCAATGGCGAATGGTGAAACACCTCTTGGACATGTTGACCGACCCATTCACCAATCACCAACGACCATTCACCCCATCCTCAAGCTCTACCACCCCATCTACTCCCTTTTCAAACCCGACCCGGCGTTCGACAAGGAGGCGTGGAAGGCGCAGCACGGCCTGCGGAAGCATGTGTTCCTCTTCTTCGGCTTCATCCGCAAGTACAAGGGGCTGCACTACTGCATCGAGGCCTTCGCGGAACTGGCGAAGCAGCGCGATGATGTAAGCCTGATGATCGTGGGCGAGCGCTTCTGGCAGACGGTGGACCAGACCAAGCTCAGCACCAAATTGAAGAACGCGGTGTTCGGCACGCTGAAGAAGCTCTTCCTGAAGAAGGCGGACGACGAGCGCGACTACGATCCGCTGGCACTAGTTGACAGCCTCGGTATCCGCGACCGCACGCTGGTGGTGGACCGCTTCATCCCGAACGAGGAAGTGCCCCCCTACTTCCAAGCGGCCGATACCATCGTGCTCTTCTACGAGACGGCCACCCCCAGCGGCGTGGAAAGCCTCAGCTACAACTTCAAGCTGCCCGCGGTGGCCACCCGTGTGGGACACTTCCCAGAGACCATCACCAATGGCTTCAACGGCTACCTGGCCACCCCAAAGGACATCGCCGACATGGTGCGCGTGATGAACGCGAGCATCGACAAGCCCATCCCCCGTGAGAACGTGGTGGAGGCCACGAAGACCATGAGCTGGGCGAACTACGCCAAGGCGGTGCTTAACGGCTGA